A window of the Polypterus senegalus isolate Bchr_013 chromosome 4, ASM1683550v1, whole genome shotgun sequence genome harbors these coding sequences:
- the LOC120528466 gene encoding zinc finger protein 501-like: MASANEDGVSERTVDIKEEDCERLTPEDVRVKLEDHEERISVFKAEEECNWVTAAIKAEDLNDFSVGLELQKHETEDIFNQDACEESPSSLQPWSTNTGRLAMQENSAELKSEISESEEKITEGNGREGEESPGSVGINLQKNGSFSPPLFGQPCLQYKEKAIKKSSRGSDSLTTDFLQCSSLPATGLTQTESIKTDQQQVEKEIEIHTGKKCCLECGKQFTHKSDLSRHMKIHTPQKTYCKECGKSFLMRSSLQRHRRIHTGEKPHCCPECGNSFSQRSHLQIHRRIHTGEKPHYCSECGKSFSHISNLQIHRRIHTSEKPHYCSECGKLFSHISNLQRHRRIHTGEKPHCCSECGKSFSSRNHLQRHRRSHTGEKPYCCPECGKQYSDKLSFQRHTEIDTGEKPYCCSQCGKMFFNSRCFRVHTQTHTEEKMQYACSDCGKCYATKKSLYRHRKIHSGEKYF, translated from the exons atggcctctgcCAATGAAGATGGTGTGAGTGAAAGAACGGttgacattaaagaagaggactgtgagcggctcacaccagaggatgtgcgtgtgaagctggaggatcacgaagaaagaatttcagtttttaaagcgGAGGAGGAGTGCAATTGGGTGACTGCTGCCATTAAAGCTgaggatttgaatgatttctctgttggtcttgaacttcaaaagcatgaaactgaggatattttcaaTCAAGATGCAtgtgaagaatctccatccagtttacagcCCTGGTCCACTAATACGGGACGACTGGCTATGCAGGAGAATTCTGCAGAGCTGAAATCAGAGATatcagagtctgaagagaaaatcaccgagggaaatgggagagaaggagaagaatcacctgggagtgttggaataa atttacagaagaatggCAGTTTCTCTCCACCTTTATTTGGTCAGCCCTGTCTTCAATACAAAGAGAAAGCTATAAAGAAATCATCAAGAGGATCAGACAGCCTGACAACAGActttttgcagtgcagttctcTTCCTGCTACTGGACTAACACAGACAGAATCCATCAAAACTGATCAACAGCAAGTGGAGAAGGAAATTGAAATtcacacaggaaaaaaatgttgtttggaatgtggcaaacaatttacACACAAAAGTGATCTTAGTAGGCATATGAAGATTCACACTCCACAAAAAACATATTGTAAGGAATGTGGTAAGTCATTCTTAATGAGAAGCAGTCTTCAAAGACACAGAAGAatacacactggagaaaaacctcattgttgtccagaatgtggtaattCATTCTCACAAAGAAGTCATCTTCAGatacacagaagaatccacacaggtgaaAAACCTCAttactgttcagaatgtggtaagtcgttctcacATATAAGCAATCTTCAGatacacagaagaatccacacaagTGAAAAACCTCAttactgttcagaatgtggtaagttgTTCTCTCATATAAGCAATCTTCAAagacacagaagaatccacacaggagaaaaaccacaTTGCTGTTCAGagtgtggtaagtcgttctcCAGTAGAAAccatcttcagaggcacagaagaagccacacaggagaaaaaccttattgttgtccGGAATGTGGCAAGCAATATTCTGATAAACTCAGTTTTCAAAGGCACACAGAAATCgatactggagagaaaccatattgctgttctcaatgtggaaaaatgtttttcaatagtAGGTGTTTTCGAgttcacacacaaactcacactgAAGAGAAAATGCAGTATGCCTGTTCTGATTGTGGCAAATGTTATGCCACCAAGAAAAGTCTTTATagacacagaaaaatccatagtggagaaaaatatttttga